The genomic DNA AGCTCCATCACCTTCGACCCAGCAGCCCCGCCTCGAATTGCATTCATGAATTGCCGAACATTAAGCCCCGCCCACTCAGCGAACACCAGCCCCTCGCTCAGCCCAAGCAGGTTAGCGCCCACCACAATCTGATTCGCGATCTTGCTGCTCTGCCCACATCCCGGTCCCCCCATATAAGTGACTTTACCCATTAGTTCGAACAGAGGGGAGAGCCACTCTACAACCCCTCCATCCCCACCGGCTAATATCGCAAGTTTTCCATCTCTAGCACCGATATCGCCGCCTAATATACATTGTTGCAATTACTAATTAGCGTTATTGCAATTCAGTCAATCTAGAACAGTACAATTAATCCTAGAGTCCCATTCAAATTCCAAAAAGTAAGAACTTTGCCAATGAAATATCCAGATTAACCTGACACTGGCGAATCGACCGCCCAGCAAACTCTCTCACGCGCCGCCGCGAAGATCTCTCGCGCGAGGCCTGGGTGGCTACTGGTGGTATCGACGACCACACCACCGGGTTTCAGCCCGGAGAGGACCCCTCCCTCGTCCAGGACTACTGATCGAACGTCCGATGGGTGACCCACCATGGTGAAGACGACGTCACTCCGCTCGGCGACCCCGCGGGGGGAGTCGACGAAGTGGGCACCGCGGGAAGTTAGAGGGAAGGCCTTGGAAGGGGTGCGGGCGTAGATGGTGAGAGAGTAGCCGGCGGAGAGGAGTCGGCCGGCCATGGCAGCGCCCATAACGCCGATGCCGATCCATCCGACCCGGGTCTGCGAGGGAGATATGGGATTCGGGTAGGGAGTCTCCATAATCGCGTTACTTGACTATGGAAATGACGAGACTACGAAGAagtagggggaaaaaaaaagccgGAAAACTGAAAATACtaattcagcaaaaaattcagcaaaaaaaaagaaattaataacaCTAAGTGAAAATAAACTTAAAAGGTTATATAGTAAATTTCGGAAGAGTTTGTGTACGGTTGGATTTATTTTGGTCGGACTCCAATTTTTTCGCTTTGGTTTTGTTTCACCTGAAAATCAtctgtaaattaaaaaataaatcgaaATTTCTACATTGTgtttgataataattaaatttaatttaatttaatttagtttgatttaaaGAGACAAAGACAAAAGtagtaagaaaaaatatgtgagataATTTGAAGAGtataataaaaagtaatgattgtttgttgaattgagaaaaaagttgtaattgaagaaaaatattgaatagttaaaagaatttagtgttaaaaattaattttaataataaataagaaaatgtataaaagagaatttaaagaaaaagattttaaaaaaagtatgatctcataaaatttcaatttttatttttaatttaccgATGATTTTCAGGAGAAACAAAACCAAAGCGAAAAAATTGTAGTCCGACCAAAATAAATCCGATTGTATATAAGCTCACCTGGAATTTACCATATAACTTTTAAGTTTATTTTCACTTagtattattaatttctttttttgctgaattggtattattaatttcttattttgagTGTTATAcatgttttcattttcaactTGTTATCAAGAGGTTAGTACGTttataattcccaacaatatatatgtgtattattaaaaaaagaagaagaaataagTCACCCTTGCAGTTATATTGCCtcattataagaaaaaaatgtacTACTCTATGAATAATGAGAAACTCAGTTTAGGGTTATATAATTTGGACTTTTATGTACATATTGCATATGTTGTGTTGACATATTTTGCTGTTAAAAGAGGACACTCtatatgatttttaaaaaaatttataaacgATGACGTAACAATGCAAAAaagtttcatttctttttttatgatgTAACGGTGTGATAATTTGGCTCACGActttgtctatatatatatatatatatattgattgattttgatttatatCAAAAACTAGAGCCAAAGACATTCTTGAACTATATAGTGTCCAAACATAATGcaatcctctttttttttctgaataatGCAATAATTGATATTAATAATAGTAACAATTACATGAGTACTGATGTTCGAATATCTTCAAAAGTACAAAAcgattgaaaatttaaaattgccCCAAATTGGCTTAGGCCATGTGCAAGAGTATTATCTGACTTTGGAATCCAAGAGCATAACAAATCCAAGAAAAGTATTAAGGTTGCCATAATATCATAAACTATGCTCTAATTTCCCACGGTCAAGTATGTGGGTGCAAAATGGCTTCTACTAGTAGCAAGGGATTGCAACATAGCCAGATCTTCATAGGAGTGCTACTCAAGCCTTAGACTAGATCGGTGTGTCTTACTGTGAAATCTTGAACCATGAAACTGATGGCGAGCTATTAGGGTGGTGTAGAACTCCAGAGAGACACGATTTGCTATTATTCTAGGTTGCATCCGTACTGATGATGTTCAAATTAGTCCTGTGGGTATTTTTGACGGCTTTAGCTGCAATAATGATGTGGACATGTTTTCTTCTTGATGCCCCGTGTTTCGTCCTCCCCTGTTATGTTCTATGTATCAGTTCTTGATGCTTTGATAGTTTCATGGAGATCTGCCTATTTCTATGCATGCAATACATTGTTTCGTAAGTTCCACAATTGATAAAGAGTGATTACTGCATATAAGGAAAAATTGGCACTATCAGTAATGTTCGTTATCAAAGAGCGCGGGGGAAGCAACAAAGTTTATTAAATCACTAGCAGTGGAAGATGGGATAAGATTTGATTGCATATCCAGGGTGATTCCCTCTAGATAACTCGATAAAAGAGACAATCGCCGTATCGATGCTCTAGATTATCGGAGCTGGTTTGGCAAAGAGGGCACGAGTACTCTCTTTACTAAATCAGAGGCATTCACTGGTTTTTACCAAAGATGGAGTTTAAAACGTTCATGTATCTTCAGACTCCAAATGGCTTCCACGTAGTATCATTTTGAGCTTGGAATCTATGTTGTTGATTTATCAAATATAAGGATTTGCTTGAGTGCTTCCCTAAAGTGTTGGAGTCCAATCTGCTGAGTCCTTGTAGTCTTCTCGAGGTAGATGGATTTTGAGTATGTTCTGCACCGTGTCTTGCTCAAAGAGTTCTGTGAGTAATAAGATATTCCATCTTTTTGAGTGAAATATCATCTGATCACGTACCTTCAGCTTTGGGTTGGACCGACGTTCAGTCTAGGAAAAGGCTTATGGTTTTGCATACTTGGGATCCATGGGTATAACCAAGTGGAGATGGATGAGTCCCTGCTTACAAAGAAGCATGTACTTGCATGGATGGTTTGCTTGCACCATTGTATAGGCCTTTCCAAATTGGAGAAGGAGAGTTGTGGTTGGAAGAGTTTAGGAAATTACCATATTTTGCCTCTGTCGCCCTATCTGCAAGGCTATAGTTGGCTTTTGTTAGAGTCCAAGCTGTTTTGGAAAGCATTACCTTGTTTGAGTCTTCTGCTCTTCTGAAGCCAAAGCCTCCTTGAGATTTCAATTGACATATGGTATCCCAACTCTTTGGAGCATATTAGTTACTCTCTTCCTTTTTTGTGCCCCACTAAAATCTTCTTGTCACTTTGTCGATTGTGTTCAAGGTGGATTTCGGTAGTCGGAATAATGACATTGTGTAGATTGAGGTACTGTTAACCACCGAGTTGATCAGGGTGGCTATACCCGCCCAGAAGAGTGCTTTTGCCTTTTATGATGCCAGTTTGCTTTTTATCTTGTCGATGAGAAACtgtaattacttttttcttttcctcttgatGAACAGAGGGTTACCCGGGCATTTGGTGTTGTCCTTCAGTTTTCTTATGCCAATGATGGATTTCGCGTTTCTTCTTCTATCTACATAGTATTCTTGGAAAAGAAAGGTCTGATTTAACGCAGTTGACCTCTTGTCCCGACTAGGAGCAGAATTTGTTGAGGATGCTCTTTACATTTCTGATGTTTGCTTCTGTCACTTTTGAGAGAATAAGGAGGTTGTCGGCAAACATTAGGTGGGAAATTTGTGGCTTTTCCCCTTATTTGGATGCCATTGATGTCATCGTTAGCTTCTGCCTATAGAGGAGTcgaaataatatttctattgaAATTACAAAGAGGTAGGGTGAGATAGGATCTCCCTAAACCTCTAAACATAATGCAATTCTCACTTAATGTTAAAATGCTTACACTTAGTCCTTTGTGAAGACTGAGAGGGCTTGAAGAATGCGTTTTCTTTTACTATCAGTCGCGGAGGAGTATACTGGGGATTGAAGGTGTAAAAAAAGCGACACATCCGTCTCCGATAGAGCATCGAAAGCAATCAGGTAGGCAATGTTATGGcgagaattttttttgctgaatatgTTATGGCGAGAAATTATCGATGAGAATTTGTTAGCCCCAGCTCAGATCAAACGCCACTTATTTTTTCTCCGTGTAACATCGCCATTGTGCATCATTAGTTCACATATGGATATCGTTGAAATTTGCCAAAAAGAAAACCTTATtttctccctttctttttcgttCTTCGGGTGTacatattgaattttattcacCGGTGAGCCTTTTTTAAACTTGCTACAAAAAAGAAGGGCGATCAGATTATCTTACTCTTTTAGTACATAATGAAAGATTATTTCCGATAGATTCAATCTCTGTCTAGTGATTTCTTAATCCCCTTATTCTTTAGTACAAAGACCTGAAATCCAACATTGGAAGCGCTCATGGCGAGGACTTAGGTATGCCCACCGGATCGGCAAGTACTCACCTCGCGGTGCTTTTGTTTCGAAATTCAACTAGCTTGGCCTCTCAACAAATTCATAACATTTTTCTCCTCTTCAATGACTCATAATCCGAACTTTCC from Punica granatum isolate Tunisia-2019 chromosome 2, ASM765513v2, whole genome shotgun sequence includes the following:
- the LOC116197226 gene encoding probable 3-hydroxyisobutyrate dehydrogenase-like 2, mitochondrial isoform X1 gives rise to the protein METPYPNPISPSQTRVGWIGIGVMGAAMAGRLLSAGYSLTIYARTPSKAFPLTSRGAHFVDSPRGVAERSDVVFTMVGHPSDVRSVVLDEGGVLSGLKPGGVVVDTTSSHPGLAREIFAAARERVCWAVDSPVSGGDIGARDGKLAILAGGDGGVVEWLSPLFELMGKVTYMGGPGCGQSSKIANQIVVGANLLGLSEGLVFAEWAGLNVRQFMNAIRGGAAGSKVMELFGERMIEKDFKPGGFAEYMVKDLGMGVDVVEGGEDEKVAVLPGAALGKQLFSAMVANGKGTLGTQGLISVIDRSMAGDFVACCIHSILSYNVW
- the LOC116197226 gene encoding probable 3-hydroxyisobutyrate dehydrogenase-like 2, mitochondrial isoform X3, translating into METPYPNPISPSQTRVGWIGIGVMGAAMAGRLLSAGYSLTIYARTPSKAFPLTSRGAHFVDSPRGVAERSDVVFTMVGHPSDVRSVVLDEGGVLSGLKPGGVVVDTTSSHPGLAREIFAAARERVCWAVDSPVSGGDIGARDGKLAILAGGDGGVVEWLSPLFELMGKVTYMGGPGCGQSSKIANQIVVGANLLGLSEGLVFAEWAGLNVRQFMNAIRGGAAGSKVMELFGERMIEKDFKPGGFAEYMVKDLGMGVDVVEGGEDEKVAVLPGAALGKQLFSAMVANGKGTLGTQGLISVIDRSMAGLRICCL
- the LOC116197226 gene encoding probable 3-hydroxyisobutyrate dehydrogenase-like 2, mitochondrial isoform X2, which translates into the protein METPYPNPISPSQTRVGWIGIGVMGAAMAGRLLSAGYSLTIYARTPSKAFPLTSRGAHFVDSPRGVAERSDVVFTMVGHPSDVRSVVLDEGGVLSGLKPGGVVVDTTSSHPGLAREIFAAARERVCWAVDSPVSGGDIGARDGKLAILAGGDGGVVEWLSPLFELMGKVTYMGGPGCGQSSKIANQIVVGANLLGLSEGLVFAEWAGLNVRQFMNAIRGGAAGSKVMELFGERMIEKDFKPGGFAEYMVKDLGMGVDVVEGGEDEKVAVLPGAALGKQLFSAMVANGKGTLGTQGLISVIDRSMAGTRSPLGTFCLEEEC